The genomic DNA GTGCGCGACCACGCCCAGGTTCGGGGTCAGAGTAGTGAACGGATAGTCCGCCACCTTGGGCCGGGCGTTGGAGATGCGCGCCAGGAGGCTCGACTTGCCCGCGTTGGGAAAGCCCGCCAGGCCCACGTCGGCCAGGAGCTTGAGCTCGATGACGAGCTCCGTCTTCTCGCCCGGCGCGCCGCGTTCGCAGAGGCGGGGGGTGATCACCCGCCGGCTCCGGAAGGAGAGGTTGCCGCGCCCGCCCCGGCCGCCCTCTGCGGCCAGGAACCTCTGGCCGGGCTCCGCGAGGTCGGCCAGCAGGACCCCGTCTCGGTAGAGCACGCTGCCCGCGGGGACGTAGACGACCGTGTCCGCCGCGGACTCTCCGGTCTTGCCCTTGCCCTTGCCGGGCATGCCGTCGCAGCCGCGCAGATGCGGCTTGCGCGCGAGCTCCAGCAAGGTGGTCAGCTGGGGGGAGGCCTCCAGGAAGACGGAGCCGCCGCGGCCGCCGTCGCCGCCGTCGGGCCCGCCGAACTCGATGAACTTCTCGCGGTGGAAGGAGAGGCAGCCGTTGCCGCCGTTGCCCGCCGTGACGAAAAGGCGGACCTTGTCTATGAACTCCACAGCGGAACCGGCCGGAAGGGTCCGGGCCCGGTCAGGCGGCCACGGGCAAGATGCTGACGCGCTTCTTGTCCTTGTGCGCCCACTGGAAGGCGACCACGCCGTTCGCCTTGGCGAAGAGCGTGTCGTCCTTGCCGCGGCCCACGTTGAGGCCGGGCAGGAACTTGGTGCCGCGCTGGCGCACGATGACCGCGCCTGCGAGCACACGCTGGCCGCCGTAGCGCTTCACGCCGAGGCGTTGTCCGTTGCTGTCGCGTCCGTTGCTGGAAGAGCCCTGCGCTTTAGTGTGTGCCATGTCAGTTTATGGAAATAGTCTTGATGCGGAGGTCGGTGTAGCTTTGGCGATGGCCCTTGGTCTTGCGATAGGCCTTCTTCATCCGTCTCTTG from Elusimicrobiota bacterium includes the following:
- the rpmA gene encoding 50S ribosomal protein L27; translation: MAHTKAQGSSSNGRDSNGQRLGVKRYGGQRVLAGAVIVRQRGTKFLPGLNVGRGKDDTLFAKANGVVAFQWAHKDKKRVSILPVAA